One Pelagicoccus sp. SDUM812003 genomic window carries:
- a CDS encoding TIM barrel protein, protein MNNPMHRRDALKKVATGAAALAATRAFANQNETSEAMSMPTSDLKRNIHHSACRWCYKDIELDELCRRGKEVGLEALDLVNVDEIPTLRENGLDPSLIWGVPGGIVSGLNRLENHDNIVSFFETNIPQVANAGAKRVICFSGNRDGLDDEEGLENCKIGLQRITPIAEKHGILVVMELLNSKRNHPDYQCDHTAWGVELVKRVESEAFKLLYDIYHMQIMDGDVIATIQENHPYFGHYHTGGVPGRHEIDETQELFYPAIMRAILETGYDGYVAQEFVPSWEDPIAALAQGIRICDV, encoded by the coding sequence ACGAAACCAGCGAAGCTATGTCCATGCCCACTTCCGATCTTAAGCGAAACATCCACCACTCCGCTTGCCGCTGGTGCTACAAGGACATCGAGCTGGACGAGCTCTGCCGCCGCGGAAAGGAGGTCGGACTGGAGGCGCTGGATCTCGTAAACGTGGACGAGATTCCGACGCTGAGGGAAAACGGTCTCGACCCCTCGCTGATCTGGGGCGTCCCTGGCGGCATCGTTTCTGGGCTCAACCGGCTGGAAAACCACGACAACATCGTTTCCTTCTTCGAAACAAACATTCCGCAGGTCGCCAACGCCGGGGCCAAGCGCGTGATCTGCTTCTCGGGAAACCGCGACGGGCTGGACGACGAAGAAGGCCTGGAAAACTGCAAGATCGGCCTGCAGCGCATTACCCCGATCGCCGAAAAGCACGGCATACTAGTGGTGATGGAGCTGCTGAACTCCAAGCGCAACCACCCCGACTACCAATGCGACCATACCGCTTGGGGCGTGGAACTGGTCAAGCGCGTGGAGTCGGAGGCCTTCAAGCTGCTCTACGACATCTATCACATGCAGATCATGGACGGCGACGTCATCGCCACCATTCAGGAAAACCACCCGTACTTCGGGCACTACCACACTGGCGGCGTGCCGGGCCGTCATGAGATCGACGAGACGCAGGAGCTCTTTTATCCCGCCATCATGCGAGCGATTTTGGAAACCGGTTACGACGGCTACGTCGCTCAGGAGTTCGTGCCTAGCTGGGAGGATCCCATCGCCGCCCTCGCCCAAGGCATCCGCATCTGCGACGTGTAG
- a CDS encoding sugar phosphate isomerase/epimerase family protein, protein MDSRRTFLKGAFGLAAGSLLARPVLSATASLAERVQGTWFDISLAQWSLNKAFWNGEKDKMRFPQIAKNEFGINAVEYVNQFYMEGFSQAVVDELVRVSNGEGVRNVLIMCDREGRLGDPDEAKRSEAIENHRRWIEMARALGCHAIRVNAASEGTFDEQIKLAADGLRRLSEMGDLYGISVIVENHGGLSSNGAWLSAVMRQVDHPRCGTLPDFGNFVVDRETGEQYDRYLGTEQLMPFAKGVSAKTYNFMPDGYERDLDYGRLLEIVKTSGYRGYIGIEWEGSSLDEPTGILKTKKLLEMLGGRA, encoded by the coding sequence ATGGATTCTCGTAGAACTTTCTTGAAAGGCGCCTTCGGCTTGGCCGCTGGCTCCCTGCTCGCGCGGCCTGTCCTGTCCGCTACTGCTTCGCTCGCCGAGCGCGTGCAGGGCACGTGGTTCGACATTTCGCTAGCCCAGTGGTCGCTCAACAAGGCCTTCTGGAACGGCGAGAAGGACAAGATGCGCTTCCCTCAGATCGCCAAGAACGAATTCGGCATCAACGCGGTGGAGTACGTGAACCAGTTTTACATGGAAGGCTTTTCGCAGGCCGTAGTTGACGAGCTGGTACGCGTTTCCAACGGCGAAGGCGTGCGCAACGTGCTCATCATGTGCGATCGGGAGGGACGTTTGGGCGATCCGGACGAAGCCAAGCGGAGCGAAGCCATCGAGAACCATCGCCGGTGGATCGAGATGGCCCGAGCCCTCGGCTGTCACGCTATTCGCGTGAATGCCGCTTCGGAGGGGACCTTCGACGAGCAGATCAAGCTGGCGGCGGACGGCCTGCGCCGCCTATCCGAAATGGGCGACTTGTACGGCATCAGCGTAATCGTGGAAAACCATGGCGGCCTCTCCAGCAACGGCGCTTGGCTGTCCGCGGTGATGCGGCAGGTGGACCATCCGCGCTGCGGGACCTTGCCGGACTTCGGAAACTTCGTGGTCGATCGGGAAACGGGCGAGCAGTACGACCGCTATCTTGGCACGGAACAGCTGATGCCCTTCGCCAAAGGGGTCAGCGCCAAGACCTATAACTTCATGCCCGACGGCTATGAGCGCGATCTCGACTACGGAAGGTTGCTGGAGATCGTAAAGACGTCTGGCTACCGCGGATACATCGGCATCGAATGGGAAGGCAGCTCGCTCGACGAGCCGACGGGAATTCTCAAGACCAAGAAGCTGCTCGAGATGCTCGGCGGCCGAGCGTAA
- a CDS encoding HEAT repeat domain-containing protein, with protein sequence MLIRALPLIAAGCVVSLAFGQKMTLEPSDRLPDPIIDAATAETELAINQLRLPEGIEASLWAAEPLLANPVAFDFDEQGRLFVAETYRYRTSVLDIRGYLDMLEEDMAFRTVDDRARGIIELFGEEQAKQFEIESEVLRLLVDTDGDGRADRSTDYGGKFDSSLSGIASGVLARQGDVYFTNIPHLWKLEGISEDGKALSRESIHRGFGVHFGYTGHDFHGLILGPDGKLYFSIGDRGINVTNHEGETLAYPDQGAVYRCNLDGSELEIVHWGLRNPQELAFDELGNLFTGDNDCDNGDFERLVHIVDGGDSGWRIGHQHAPLGGAGVWMSEGWWKTRFDGRTRFALPPLFYIDDGPSGIAYHPGTGLSPEYQGHLFITHFKGSIASSGVTSYTFEQDGATYKLGEKTDFLEGILPTDVTFAPDGKFYVLDWVDGWPKSNKGRVYALANPETLQDPIIDETRNLISQGMADRDSEELADLLSHPNWNVRLEAQLELASRGEANVPLLSRIAGDPSRDLHARLHATWGLGVLADRDSPKAASEISALAHSETAEVRAQAAKLIGDHRIAGNIDQLVSRLQDASPRVRFFAAQSLGKLQAADAAPALVEAARENDGADAYLEHAIVMGLVGANHRPALQAAIDDDSTAVRMAALLALRRLQDPLVARFLKDPDKEIVLEAARAINDHPIEAAFPALAAAIEHPLMQEPALALRVINAHFRLGDAENAQTMAQLAADADIDTRFRLEALAQLGSWPDPLQRDRIMGVYRPLPKRDALVPAKALATVAPQILGAAPGTVQAAYIETASKLGVTGIADALFALALDEAQDGAARVAAFESLVQQNDPRMDQLVIAASESDASELRLAALPLVARKAPEQAKRTLALMSEGSAQEQRVAFKTLAKTEQPFASELLASSLQRLARNEVPLDAQLELIEAAENHPAPEVRAAYQAYQAAIAADPDPLAPYRFALEGGSSRPEGNDVFFNNQIMACVRCHIVYGPGEAAGPNLSDIGLRLDRRELLEAVVAPNATIAHGYENVILTLGDGSSKFGLVSKEDQKTITLTLPSGEEETFAKSTVVKRDSMPSSMPAVFADNLSRHDLRDVVEFLARQRTDPNARATHGE encoded by the coding sequence ATGCTCATCCGCGCCTTACCCCTAATCGCAGCCGGCTGCGTGGTCTCGCTGGCCTTCGGCCAGAAAATGACCCTTGAACCGTCGGACCGTCTCCCCGATCCCATCATCGATGCCGCCACTGCCGAGACCGAGCTGGCCATCAACCAGCTGCGCCTTCCCGAGGGCATCGAGGCCTCCCTCTGGGCGGCCGAGCCGCTGCTGGCCAATCCGGTAGCCTTCGACTTCGACGAGCAGGGCCGCCTCTTCGTGGCGGAAACCTATCGCTACCGCACCAGCGTGCTCGATATCCGCGGCTACCTGGACATGCTGGAGGAGGACATGGCCTTCCGCACCGTGGACGATCGAGCACGAGGCATCATCGAACTCTTCGGGGAGGAGCAGGCCAAGCAGTTCGAAATCGAGAGCGAAGTGCTGCGCTTGCTGGTGGACACCGATGGCGACGGCCGCGCGGACCGCTCCACCGACTACGGAGGAAAGTTCGACTCCAGCCTCAGCGGCATCGCTTCCGGCGTGCTGGCGCGACAAGGCGACGTCTATTTCACCAACATCCCGCACCTCTGGAAACTGGAAGGCATCAGCGAGGACGGGAAAGCGCTTTCGCGCGAATCCATCCATCGCGGCTTCGGGGTGCACTTCGGCTACACCGGCCACGACTTCCATGGTTTGATCCTCGGGCCGGATGGAAAACTCTATTTCTCCATCGGCGACCGCGGCATCAACGTCACCAACCACGAAGGCGAGACCCTCGCCTACCCGGACCAAGGCGCCGTGTACCGCTGCAATCTCGACGGCTCCGAGCTGGAAATCGTGCACTGGGGCCTGCGCAACCCGCAGGAGCTGGCCTTCGACGAGCTGGGCAACCTCTTCACCGGCGACAACGACTGCGACAACGGAGACTTCGAGCGACTGGTGCACATCGTGGACGGTGGCGACTCCGGCTGGCGCATCGGCCACCAGCACGCCCCGCTGGGCGGGGCCGGCGTCTGGATGTCGGAGGGCTGGTGGAAAACGCGCTTCGATGGGCGGACCCGTTTCGCCCTGCCGCCGCTTTTCTATATCGACGACGGTCCCTCCGGCATCGCCTACCACCCCGGCACCGGACTCTCGCCCGAGTACCAAGGACACCTTTTCATCACCCACTTCAAGGGCAGCATCGCCTCCAGCGGCGTCACCAGCTACACCTTCGAGCAAGACGGGGCCACCTACAAACTTGGCGAGAAAACGGACTTCCTCGAAGGCATCCTGCCTACCGACGTGACCTTCGCCCCGGACGGGAAGTTCTACGTGCTGGACTGGGTGGACGGCTGGCCCAAGTCCAACAAGGGCCGCGTCTACGCCTTGGCCAATCCCGAAACGCTGCAGGATCCGATCATCGACGAAACGCGAAACCTCATTTCCCAGGGCATGGCCGATCGCGACTCCGAGGAGCTGGCCGATCTGCTGAGCCATCCCAACTGGAACGTGCGCCTGGAAGCCCAGCTCGAGCTCGCCTCCAGAGGCGAGGCAAACGTGCCGCTGCTCTCCCGCATCGCCGGCGACCCAAGCCGCGACCTCCACGCTCGCCTGCACGCCACCTGGGGACTGGGCGTGCTCGCGGATCGCGATTCGCCAAAAGCCGCTTCCGAAATCAGCGCTCTCGCCCACAGCGAAACCGCCGAAGTCCGCGCCCAAGCCGCTAAGCTCATCGGCGATCATCGCATCGCTGGAAACATCGATCAGCTCGTCTCCCGCCTGCAGGACGCCAGCCCGCGCGTACGTTTCTTCGCCGCCCAAAGCCTCGGCAAACTGCAAGCCGCCGACGCCGCTCCCGCCCTCGTCGAGGCCGCGCGAGAGAACGACGGGGCAGACGCCTACCTGGAGCATGCCATCGTCATGGGACTCGTCGGGGCCAACCACCGTCCTGCGCTGCAAGCTGCCATCGACGACGATTCCACCGCCGTGCGCATGGCAGCGCTGCTCGCCTTGAGACGCCTGCAGGACCCGCTTGTCGCCCGATTTCTCAAGGACCCGGACAAGGAGATCGTCCTGGAAGCTGCCCGTGCCATCAACGATCACCCCATCGAAGCCGCCTTCCCTGCGCTCGCCGCCGCGATCGAGCATCCACTCATGCAAGAGCCGGCTCTAGCCCTCCGAGTCATCAACGCCCACTTTCGTCTCGGCGACGCCGAAAACGCCCAAACCATGGCCCAGCTGGCTGCGGATGCCGACATCGACACCCGCTTTCGGCTCGAAGCCCTCGCCCAGCTCGGATCCTGGCCGGACCCGCTGCAGCGCGACCGCATCATGGGCGTGTACCGGCCACTGCCGAAACGCGACGCCCTAGTCCCCGCCAAGGCCTTGGCCACCGTCGCTCCGCAAATCCTAGGCGCAGCCCCCGGCACGGTGCAGGCCGCCTATATCGAAACCGCTTCGAAACTCGGCGTCACCGGAATCGCAGACGCCCTGTTCGCCCTAGCGCTCGATGAGGCTCAGGACGGCGCCGCTCGGGTGGCGGCGTTTGAGAGTCTGGTCCAGCAGAACGACCCTCGCATGGACCAGCTCGTCATCGCGGCCAGCGAATCAGACGCCTCCGAACTGCGCCTCGCCGCTCTGCCCCTAGTGGCCCGAAAGGCGCCTGAACAAGCCAAGCGCACGCTCGCCCTCATGAGCGAGGGCAGCGCCCAAGAGCAACGCGTCGCCTTCAAGACGCTGGCCAAGACCGAGCAACCCTTCGCCAGCGAGCTGCTAGCGAGCAGCCTGCAGCGACTCGCCCGAAACGAAGTCCCTCTCGACGCCCAGCTTGAGCTCATCGAAGCCGCCGAAAACCATCCCGCTCCAGAGGTACGAGCCGCCTACCAAGCCTACCAAGCCGCCATCGCAGCAGACCCCGATCCGCTCGCCCCCTACCGCTTCGCCCTCGAAGGCGGCTCCAGCCGACCGGAAGGCAACGACGTCTTTTTCAACAACCAGATCATGGCCTGCGTGCGCTGCCACATCGTGTACGGCCCCGGGGAAGCGGCAGGACCAAATCTCTCCGATATCGGTCTGCGCCTCGACCGCCGCGAGCTGCTGGAAGCAGTGGTCGCTCCCAACGCCACCATCGCGCACGGGTACGAAAACGTCATCCTCACGCTTGGGGACGGCAGCTCAAAATTCGGTCTCGTATCGAAGGAAGACCAGAAGACCATCACCCTCACGCTGCCCTCCGGCGAAGAAGAAACGTTCGCGAAATCCACCGTCGTCAAACGCGACTCCATGCCCTCCAGCATGCCCGCGGTGTTCGCTGACAACCTCAGCCGCCACGACCTGCGCGACGTGGTGGAATTCCTCGCCCGCCAACGCACCGACCCCAACGCCCGCGCCACCCACGGCGAATAA